The Candidatus Hydrogenedentota bacterium genomic sequence GGGAAGGGCGACGAGCCGGCGTTGGACCTGGCTTCGGCGGAGGCCGGCTTGCGCGAGGAAGGCAGCGGCGATGCGCAGCCGGAGGAAATGGCGCGGGTGCTGGGGCTGGATCCGGCGGCCGCGTCGGCCCTGCGCGACGCCTTCGCGCGGCGCGACGCCGAGGTGGAGGCGTGGATCGCCGGCGAGCGCGGCCAGCGCCTGATCCGGCTTGAGGCGGAGATGTTCGCGGCGGTGGAGGCGCGCAAGCTCGACGACGTGAAGCGAGCCACCGCCGAAGCCACCCCGCTCCGCGACGAATTGCGCCAACTCATCGCGGACCACGAGACGTCCATCCTCGATTCGCTCGGCCCGGAGCGCCGCGTGCAGTGGGAGGGCTACGAGGTGGCGAAGAAGATGCTGGACCTGATGCAGCCGCTGGAACTCAATTTTCAACAGGCCCAGGCGATCGAGCAGGGCGGGCCCGCCGCCCTGGCCCAGGCGATGCGGGCCGGGGAACCCAACCCCCAGGCCGCCGCCTTTCTCGAACTGGAAAAATGGGTCGAGGAGAGCGTCCTGACGCCCGACCAGCGCGCCGCCTACCAGGACATCAAAGCGTCCAACAAGCTCCGGAGCCTGAGCATCTGACCCGCGGTCAGTGCTTGAAATGGTGGTGATACCGTTCCGGGTGCTCGTTCATATTCCGGAACTCGTGGCGGATGGCCCCCGCCAGCCCCAGGCTCAACAGCGCGATAAGCAGCATAAACACATACGGCAGCATGGCAAAACCTCCATGTGTCCCGCCCGCGGGCGCGACACGGTTCGCCCTCGACTCCGGCAGCCCCCGCCGTGTCTCTATTCGTTCTTCATTATAGGCCGATTCGGAGAAAGGCGCCAGGAATATTCGCGCAAGCGGGCCAGGATCGCCCCAAATCGGAGCGGATGGGAGGGATGAAGGAAGCGATTGGGAGCGTGGGGCGCAGATTCGACCGCGCTCCCATTTGTCGCGCTCTTGTTGATGGTGTCCGGGCATTGCCGTGAGAACAATAAAAAAACGGCCGCCTCCAATTTCGAAGGCGGCCGTGGCGTTGCGATGTGTGATTACGCCAGCACGAATTCCAGCGTCACAATCTTCTTGTGGGGGACGTCGAGCTCGATGCGCTGGCCGGCGGCCTTCAGTTCTTCCCGGCGCTCTTCGTTGAGGTTCGTCAGCCACGCCGCCTTGATGGGGCGGGCGACTTTCAGCGCGCCTTTCACGGCGTGCGCCGTCGGGTTGAATAGGCGGACCACATAGCTGCCGGGGCGGTCTTCGTGCTGCTTGAACGCCGTCAGTTGCAGGTTGTCCCCTTCCAGGGTCAGGAAGCTCATCGACTTCGGCAGCGCGCCCGCGTGGGGACCGGCCTGGGCAGGTTCGAGGGGCAGGTTGTGGTCTTCCGCCTGCGCGTATACTCCGTTTTCCCAATCGCCCGCGTGCGGGTAGATGGCGTAGCTGTATTCGTGCGCGCCGAGGCAGTGCGACCGCTCCATCTCGGGGTGCGTCTCGTAGCGGCCGAAGATCGGGCAGTTGCGGTAGGTGAAGGCGCGGATGAACGTAATCGCCACGGGGCGATCGGCGCTGTCCATCGCCTCGTATTCCCGAAGGCCCGAGTTGTTGAGGATCGCGAGGCCCTGCTTGCCGTCCGTCATGTCGACGAAGCGGTGCATGGGGTACTGCGGGTTCGGCTTGCCGTAGTACGGTGTTCCCGGCTTCACGTGAATGTCCCGCGAGATAACGTCGAAACCCGCCTCGGAATCCGTCCGGTCGCAGTCGAGCCGCGTGGGGAAGACGGCCCGGAGGCGGTGGTGCTTGCAGGTGTTCTCGAAGCTCGTCGTCACGTCGAGACGTTTCGCGCCCGCGCGCAGCGTGAAGCGGCTTGTCACCAGCATCTCCCGGCGCTCCTTCGTGCGCTTCGTGTGCGGCATGTGCTCGGACCGGAAGTGCTCGTCGAGCTCGTCCTCGATCGACACCGGGATCTGCATGTGGTAGTCCACGCGCACCCGCGCGAAGAGCGGGCCCGCCTCCTCCAGCGCGATGGCGCAGGGGAACCCGTGCGACGTGATAATCTCGTTCTGGTCCGGCTTCATGTGCACCCAGCTGTGCCCGGTCTCGCCGCAGTCTTCGAGGTAGTGCAGGCCGGTGAACGTGTGGCCCGTCTCCTTCTGCGTCAGATCGAGCGTGCCGTCGGCGTTGAACTTCACGCGCAGGTGCTCGTTCTCCAGGATGTTCGTTTCCGGCGCCAGCGATCCTTCGAGGTAGTCGAATTTCTCGGCGCGGACGAGGTGGTAGGTCTTGTAGCCGTACGCGGGAATGTCCTTCACTTCGATGTGGCAGCGCACGCGCAGGCTGTTCAGCTCGATGGAGACGTCCTGCAGGTTGCGCACCAGCGAGCACCAGGGGAACTGCTCCTTCACCTGGATGCGGCCCACTTCCTGTCCGTCGGGCGAGACCACCTTGAAGGCCTCGTAGCCCATGTTGTCCGGCAGGTCGATATACGCCGACACCACGCCGCTGCGCGGGAAGGGCGTCCCGTTGAATACCGTCAGCACCGCGTCCTTGTCGTCCAGATCGCTGTTGTCGATCGCGATCTGCACGGCCTGCATACCGCGGCGTGTCAGGCCCTCACACAGGATGTTGATCTGATCGTTGCGGTAGAGGGAGTCCTTCTCCATCTGGTCGATGCCCGCGCCCGTGATGGTGTCGTGGGGGTGGTTTTTCAGGAGCAGCCGCCAGCAGCGGTCCAGGGCGGTTTTTTCATAGCGGCCGCCGGCCATGCTGCCGATCACGCTCCAGGGCTCGCCCTTGCGCTGGATACTGATCTCGGCGGCGTTGTTGCCCTTTTTCAACACCTGGCGCGCGCTGATCACGTCGCCGTAGAGGTGCGTCCACTTACCCACGGAGCCGGGGTAGCGGAATTCGCCCTTGATGGGCTCCAGCGGACCCACCTCCCGGCGCATGGCGTCCATGTAGTCCTTCAGGTTCGAGAGCTTGATCTCGTGCTCCGGCATCAGCTCCTGGCAGAGCTTGATGATCTCCGATTCCTTCGGGTCGGGGTTCGAGGTGTCGAAGCCCTGCATGCAGCAGATCTGGCTCGTGGTGAAGTGTTCCGACTCGTCCTTCACGAGCTTCAAGAGCTGGTCGCGGATGGGTCCGTCGTTCCACTGCTTCTTCTTGTCGTCCAGCACGTAGTAGTGCGCGCGCGGGTTCGCGTCGCCCGCCATGCGGAAGGGGGCCGCGCCCCGGTCCCAGTCGTAGCGCTTGAAGACGTCATCGCTGCCGTAACGGAGCACGCGGTACACATAGACGTAGTAGCTGAAGCGGCTCATGCAGCCAAAGCGCATGCCCAGCAGCTGGGAGCCGTCCGGACCTTCCAGGAGGAACTCGCTTTTCGGCGTGGTGATGCCCCGGTAGAAGATGATCGTGTCGATGTCGAAGCCCTGGTAGATCTGCGGGATCTGCGAGGTCTGCCCGTAGCTGAAGGGGGTGTAGCCGACCTTCGAGACCGCCCCCAGCGACGCCGCGACGCGGTGGCCCACCACGAGATTGCGCACGAGGGACTCGCCGTTGACGATGTACTCCTCCGGCAGGCTGTACCACGGCCCCACGATGAGGCGCCCGGATTTCACGTGCTTCTCGACCGTGGCGCGCTTCTCGGGGCGGAGTTCGAGATAGTCCTCCACGCAGACCGTCTGCGAGTCCATCGTGAACGACTGGAAATCCGGGTCCGTATCCAGGAGTTCGAGCAGCTCGTCCATGAAATCGAGCAGGAGCAGGCGCGTTTCCTCGAACGGATAGCCCCATTCGCGGTCCCAGTGGGAGTTGGAGACGACGTGAATGGTTTTGCGTTGTTCGGACATGGGTTCTCCTTGCGGGCGCACCGGTTTTCGGGCGTGGGGGAATTTCAGGGACGGTTCTGGAGGGTGTGGGGGCGTCCGCGCCGCAACAACGGGGACAATACCGCCACACTCGGCCTGAAATGGTGCCTTTTCGGCGCTTCCGGAGTCAACTTTTCGGTCGCGAAAGCCCGAAATTCCGGTATCCGGCCGCAGGGCAATCGCATTTAAACTTCCAACTCGAGCCGAGCGCCACATGAAACACCTTCAATGTTAAAAAAGGCGTGTGTTGGAGCGCTGGCATTTCGCCTGCGGCGAATCCCGGACCTTGCCGGCACAGATGCCGGCGCTCCAAAACGCTCACTATCGTTGATTCAAGGTTCCAAATTGACTCAAGTTTACGCCCATATACCGAGATCGAGTCTAAATGCGATTGCCCTGTCCGGCAGCGCGCGGGGTGGATTCCGTAATCGATTCGGGGTATGCTGCTTCCAGGCGGTATTTCCCGCGGAGGAATGGGCGCAATGAAGGGCAGGATCGTGCTTTGTCTGGTGATGGCGACGACCGCGGCGTTTGCGGACGACGCCGGCGTGCGGGAATCGACCCAGTTCGGCGCGAAACGGCTCGATTTTACTGTGGACGGCGCGCCGGGCTTTGTCATCGAGCCGCCGGTCCGCAAATTCGACAAGAACCATCCCTGGGTCTGGTATGCGCCCACGTTCCTGGGGCGCCACCCCGACCCGAGCCACGAATGGTACTTCAAGCCCCTCCTCGACGCCGGGTTCTACATTGCGGGCGTCGAAGTGGGGGAGTCCTTCGGCAGTCCAGACGGCGTCGCCGCCTACCAGGCCTTCCACACCCACGTAGTAGCCGCGTATAACCTGTCGATCAGGCCCGTGTTGCTCCCGCAGAGCCGGGGCGGGCTCATGCTCTACAACTGGGCCGTTGCGCATCCGGAGTCCGTCGGCGCCGTCGCGGGGATATACACCGTGTGCAGTTTCACCAGCTATCCCGGCGTGGAGAAGGCCGCGCCCGCGTATGGGCTGAGCGCGGCAGACCTGGAAGCGCGCCGGGCAGACTTCGAACCCATCGAACGCCTGGCGCCGCTCGCCCGGGCCGGGGTCCCGGTGTTCCACATACACGGCGACGCCGACGCGGTCGTGCCGGTGGAGGAGAACGCGGGCAAGCTGGTGGCGCGTTACCGAAACCTGGGCGGGACCGCGACCCTGAAGTTGGTGGCCGGGAAAGGACACGAGGTGTGCGACGAGTTTTTCAAGGACCCGGAGTTTCTGGCATTTATGCTGGAGCACGGCGGGAGGGCGCGACATGACGAGTGAAGATCAGAAACGGCTGGCGGCGCTGGAATGGCGCGTGGCGCGCCTGGGCATGTGGAACAAGTTGCTCGTGGTGCTGGTGCTGTTTGCGCCGTTGTATCACGGGCTCCTGCAGCCGCTCGTGGAGAGCTGGCTCGTGCCCCTTGTCTACACCAGCCCGGAGCGCCTGAAGTACATGGCGGGGCCGCGCTACGAGTTTGCGTTCCTGCTCGGCGCCTTCGCGCTGGTCACGCTGGTTATTGCGCTCATCCTGATTTTCCGCGATGACCGGGCCGTGCGCCAGATGCGCCAGCGCCAGTAACCGGCGCGGCGGGCCGGTGATTCAAGCGGTCAATTGTGCCGTTGAAATTCCGGGCTCTTTCTGCCGCGGACACGAATGTCCGCGATCCTGGTGCGCCGCACGGCGCCGAAGACAGGCCAATCAACAACAGGAGGGCAGGCAATGTTCGTGGTGACCAATCGGGAAGTGTTCCCCAGGCGTCGTGGATTCGACATGTTCGGGAAGAAACCGGCGGCGGGCGCGGATACGCTGCGGCTGGTGGAGGCCACCGGATCGCCCGGGAACTGGCGGCTGGAGCTGCTCAAGGACCGCGCGGATGAGGCGATGAAGGCGCGCGCGGGGCTTTCCGGCCGCGGGCCCTGGTATGCGAGCGACTACGCCGCCGCATTGCTGCGGGAGAAGCTCCGGGGCCCCAACGGGCCGCGCAACCTGCTGTTCTTCGTGCACGGCTTCAACAATGACGTGGAATCCGTCCTGGATCGCGCCTGGGGCTTCGAGCAGGCCTACGGCGTGGAGGTGGTTCCGTTCAGCTGGCCGGCCAACGGCGGCGGGGCCTGGGGCGTCGCCAGCAACAAGAGCGACAAACGCGACGCGCTGAATTCCACGGGCGCGCTCGACCGGTGCATCGAGCGGATCGGACAATTCATTGAGCAATTCAACGAGGAAGGCCTCGATCGCATCCGGAAAGCGGCGCGCCTGGCCCACCCCGACGACAAGGAGCAGGAGGACGCGTTTATCGCGCGGGAGATGGCCCGGGCGTGCCCGATACGCGTCAGCATGCTGCTGCACAGCATGGGCAACTACCTGTTCAAGCACCTGCTTCAATCGAGCACCTACCACGCGCGCGATCTGGTGTTTGAAAACGTGATTCTCGCCGCGGCCGACACGAACAACC encodes the following:
- a CDS encoding prolyl oligopeptidase family serine peptidase, whose translation is MKGRIVLCLVMATTAAFADDAGVRESTQFGAKRLDFTVDGAPGFVIEPPVRKFDKNHPWVWYAPTFLGRHPDPSHEWYFKPLLDAGFYIAGVEVGESFGSPDGVAAYQAFHTHVVAAYNLSIRPVLLPQSRGGLMLYNWAVAHPESVGAVAGIYTVCSFTSYPGVEKAAPAYGLSAADLEARRADFEPIERLAPLARAGVPVFHIHGDADAVVPVEENAGKLVARYRNLGGTATLKLVAGKGHEVCDEFFKDPEFLAFMLEHGGRARHDE
- a CDS encoding alpha/beta hydrolase — protein: MFVVTNREVFPRRRGFDMFGKKPAAGADTLRLVEATGSPGNWRLELLKDRADEAMKARAGLSGRGPWYASDYAAALLREKLRGPNGPRNLLFFVHGFNNDVESVLDRAWGFEQAYGVEVVPFSWPANGGGAWGVASNKSDKRDALNSTGALDRCIERIGQFIEQFNEEGLDRIRKAARLAHPDDKEQEDAFIAREMARACPIRVSMLLHSMGNYLFKHLLQSSTYHARDLVFENVILAAADTNNLDHARWVDEIRCRNRVYITINEDDSALRVSRMKAGDQQRARLGHYTYGLDSSQGVYVNFTKTKHVGDSHAYFEGEPVEKNPRAKAFFQAAVNGETAETPLPYNAAKNLYGIE